A genomic segment from Candidatus Abyssobacteria bacterium SURF_5 encodes:
- the rpoN gene encoding RNA polymerase sigma-54 factor: MALHQTLVQGTVQQMILTPKMQQAIEILQLSTLELEKYIQQQLTENFLLEEEPTQTQEVELPSEIPSFTSHTAAPAESMDEERERQDKESARDVDKELETLMASYNDYYYEGRDLSFSDEDGKRGFIENTAAEAESMHTNLLRQLSLSTNNPTDYKIGEWIISEIDSRGYFSATVEAGAEKLGAPPEEIERVLKIIHTFTPVGIGARNLRECLLIQIAASHPDKPMLKKIVEDHLEQLAKKQFPKIAQALKISVQEVQDLAAIISSLEPLPGRSFGNREVIYIVPDVVVKKVDNDYVVYINDDGMPKLRISSFYRKLLKGYTDNPETKEYVRDKLRAAQWLVKNIQQRKETIQKVAENIVQVQRDFFDRGVAHLKPLTLKEIAERIGMHESTVSRVTTNKYMESPRGIFELKYFFSSGIEGSDGESTSSTSVKEMIRQLIENENKRKPLSDQKITELLNRRGLNIARRTAAKYREELGILSSKYRREY, from the coding sequence ATGGCACTGCACCAGACCCTCGTACAGGGGACAGTACAGCAGATGATACTGACCCCGAAGATGCAGCAGGCGATTGAGATCCTTCAATTGTCAACACTCGAGCTGGAAAAGTATATCCAGCAACAGCTTACAGAAAATTTCCTCCTTGAAGAAGAGCCTACTCAGACCCAGGAAGTTGAACTGCCGTCCGAAATCCCTTCGTTTACCAGCCACACAGCAGCGCCCGCGGAGAGCATGGATGAAGAGCGCGAGCGTCAGGACAAGGAAAGCGCGCGCGACGTCGACAAAGAGCTCGAGACGCTCATGGCGTCCTATAACGACTACTACTACGAAGGGCGCGATCTGAGCTTTTCCGACGAAGACGGTAAACGAGGGTTTATCGAAAATACCGCCGCCGAAGCCGAATCCATGCATACCAATCTTCTGCGGCAGCTCTCTTTGAGCACGAATAACCCGACCGACTACAAGATCGGAGAATGGATAATCAGCGAGATCGATTCGCGCGGTTACTTCTCGGCTACGGTCGAGGCCGGCGCTGAAAAACTGGGCGCGCCGCCGGAAGAGATCGAGCGCGTTCTCAAGATCATCCACACGTTCACGCCCGTCGGCATCGGCGCCCGCAATTTGCGCGAATGCCTCCTGATTCAGATTGCGGCGTCGCATCCGGACAAGCCGATGCTCAAGAAGATCGTCGAGGACCACCTCGAGCAGCTTGCGAAAAAACAGTTCCCGAAGATCGCGCAGGCGCTGAAAATCTCCGTTCAGGAAGTGCAGGACCTGGCGGCCATCATTTCATCGCTCGAGCCGCTGCCCGGCAGAAGCTTCGGCAACCGGGAAGTCATCTATATCGTGCCCGATGTCGTCGTCAAGAAAGTTGATAACGATTACGTTGTCTACATCAACGATGACGGCATGCCGAAACTGCGGATCAGCTCGTTCTACCGCAAGCTCCTGAAGGGATACACCGATAATCCGGAAACGAAGGAATACGTCCGCGACAAGCTGCGGGCCGCGCAGTGGCTGGTGAAAAACATCCAGCAGCGCAAAGAGACGATCCAGAAAGTGGCCGAGAACATCGTGCAGGTGCAGCGCGATTTCTTTGATCGCGGTGTCGCGCATCTCAAGCCGCTGACGCTCAAGGAAATCGCCGAACGCATCGGCATGCATGAGTCGACCGTCAGCCGCGTGACCACCAATAAATACATGGAATCTCCGCGCGGCATCTTCGAGCTGAAATACTTCTTCTCGTCCGGCATCGAAGGCTCCGACGGCGAATCGACCTCCTCGACCAGCGTGAAGGAAATGATTCGCCAGTTGATCGAGAACGAGAACAAGCGCAAGCCGCTGAGCGACCAGAAAATCACCGAACTCCTCAACCGGCGCGGCCTCAATATCGCGCGCCGCACCGCCGCCAAGTACCGCGAGGAACTCGGCATCCTCTCCTCCAAATACCGCAGAGAATATTAG
- a CDS encoding thiamine pyrophosphate-dependent dehydrogenase E1 component subunit alpha: MAVKTYPKEKLLKLYHDLLLTRQFEQRLSILYRQGKIVGGLYLSRGQEAIPVATCQHLRKDDFISPVHRDLGAFLVKGMDPGVLMAQILAKQTGPSKGKDSFLHAGSKELGIIPPTSILASTIPIAAGVAFGFKIRGEDRVAVSYFGEGGSNRGDFHEGLNFAGLHKPPLVLICENNKYAYSTPVEKEMAICCVAYRAESYGFEGLIVDGNDALAVYDTMEYAVNKAREGGGPTLIECMTYRISGHSEHDEAKYQPPEEKEIWKRRDPIENFRKYLTDRGQLDESEDQRIQTQIAQTLDKAVAFAEQSPYPPPEDALRHVFANEEPKYGDRHHI; encoded by the coding sequence ATGGCCGTCAAAACCTACCCGAAAGAAAAACTGCTCAAACTCTATCACGACCTGCTTCTGACGCGGCAGTTCGAGCAGCGATTGTCCATTCTGTACCGGCAAGGCAAGATCGTCGGCGGCCTGTATCTCTCCCGCGGACAGGAGGCGATCCCTGTCGCAACATGCCAGCACCTGCGGAAGGACGACTTCATCTCGCCGGTCCACCGCGACCTCGGCGCGTTTCTCGTCAAGGGGATGGATCCCGGCGTCCTGATGGCCCAGATTCTGGCGAAACAGACGGGGCCTTCCAAAGGGAAGGACTCGTTCCTCCACGCGGGCAGCAAAGAACTCGGCATCATCCCGCCGACCAGCATTCTTGCGTCAACAATTCCGATCGCGGCCGGCGTCGCCTTCGGCTTCAAGATACGCGGCGAGGACCGCGTCGCCGTCAGCTATTTCGGAGAGGGCGGCTCCAATCGCGGCGATTTCCATGAAGGCCTCAATTTCGCCGGCCTGCACAAGCCGCCGCTCGTCCTGATCTGCGAAAATAACAAGTATGCCTATTCCACGCCCGTCGAAAAGGAAATGGCCATCTGCTGCGTCGCCTATCGCGCCGAGTCCTACGGATTCGAAGGACTCATTGTCGATGGAAACGATGCGCTCGCGGTCTACGATACGATGGAGTACGCCGTGAACAAAGCCAGAGAGGGCGGCGGCCCGACTTTGATCGAGTGCATGACCTACCGCATCAGCGGACACTCCGAACACGACGAGGCGAAATATCAGCCGCCGGAAGAAAAAGAAATATGGAAGCGCCGCGACCCGATCGAAAATTTCAGGAAATACCTGACCGACCGCGGCCAGCTCGATGAATCCGAAGACCAGCGCATCCAGACGCAAATCGCGCAAACGCTCGATAAAGCCGTCGCATTCGCCGAACAAAGCCCGTATCCGCCTCCCGAAGACGCGCTCCGCCACGTCTTCGCCAACGAGGAGCCAAAATATGGGGACAGACACCATATTTAA
- a CDS encoding class I SAM-dependent methyltransferase encodes MKLFLAWLAPKSFNDGLAECNRLGKRLVTRTGVEKFLDIGCGDGKLTLEFAEVIRPKEMFGIEYVDEYRAAAEAKGIVCSKFDLNAPWEYPDESFDFILSSQTIEHLHNTRLNLEECYRCLKRGGQIIVLTENLASWINIGALLFGWQPFSTTNINGWSLGNPLIWHKGEIKDARLFEKYQATGVSGTVGHVRVLSYKGLHDVLAKTGFSRVKVYSRGYLPLWGFPSGVLCAIDKWHGHFLVATGYK; translated from the coding sequence ATGAAATTATTTCTCGCGTGGCTCGCGCCGAAATCATTCAATGATGGTCTGGCCGAATGCAACCGGCTCGGCAAGCGACTCGTCACGCGTACCGGCGTCGAGAAATTCCTGGATATCGGCTGCGGCGACGGGAAGCTGACCCTCGAATTTGCGGAGGTCATCCGCCCCAAGGAGATGTTCGGAATCGAATACGTGGATGAATACCGCGCAGCGGCGGAGGCGAAGGGAATTGTCTGCAGCAAATTCGACTTGAATGCGCCGTGGGAGTATCCCGATGAATCTTTCGATTTCATCCTCTCCAGTCAGACGATAGAACACCTGCATAATACGCGCCTCAACCTGGAGGAATGCTACCGATGTCTCAAGAGGGGCGGTCAGATCATCGTCCTGACTGAGAACCTCGCCTCCTGGATCAATATCGGCGCGCTCCTGTTCGGTTGGCAGCCGTTCTCGACCACCAATATCAACGGGTGGAGCCTCGGAAATCCGCTCATCTGGCACAAGGGCGAAATCAAGGACGCGCGTTTGTTCGAGAAATATCAGGCGACAGGCGTTAGCGGGACCGTCGGGCACGTGCGGGTTCTGTCGTATAAGGGGCTGCATGATGTGCTGGCGAAGACCGGCTTCAGCCGGGTGAAGGTGTATTCAAGAGGATATCTGCCTCTTTGGGGATTTCCCTCCGGTGTCCTCTGCGCGATTGACAAGTGGCATGGCCATTTCCTTGTAGCAACCGGATACAAATGA